TATCACATCTCACCTCACTGCAGTACCTTGACATGAGCTTCGTTAATCTTAGCTCCGTAGTGGATTGGGTGCATGCAATCAACAAGCTTCCGCCATTGAAAGTTCTTTGTTTGGAAGATAGTGATCTCAGAAACAGCCCTGCTACTCTCTCTCATTATAATCTAACAGCCCTCCGGGTGTTGGATATCAGCGGTAACCGCTTCCACACTGCACTTTCTGCCAACTGGTTTTGGCATATAACTACATTGACTTCTCTTGATCTCTCCACATCTGATTTGCATGGTTCAATTCCTGATGAAATGGGAAATATGACCTCTCTTGAAGAAGTTCACATAGGCGGCTATGAAACCAGCCTTACTGGTATAATACCATCAAATTTGAAGAATCTATGCAATTTGAAGATTGTGGACCTATCGGAGAGCAACACCACAGGGGATATAGGAGAGCTGATGGAAcggttaccaaagtgctcatgggacAAGCTGTACTCTTTGGATTTCTCGGACAACAACATCGGCGGGAGCTTGCCAAATTGGTTAGGACCTCTACCTAATTTGACCATTTTAGATTTGTCCAATAATTATATTGAAGGACCTATGCCACTATGGATAGGATCACTTCCACAACTGGCTTTCCTGTATCTTTATTCTAACCAACTGGTTGGTGAAATGAATGAAGATCACTTAGAAGGACTGAGAAGTTTACAAGAACTACGAATGTCAGATAACTCTGTTTCCATGGTGGTCAGGTCAGATTGGGTTCCTTCATTCAGGCTACAAGTGGCCAAGCTCAGATCATGCCGGCTTGGACCCACATTCCCAGCATGGCTCAGGTCGCAATCTAACATTCAAGTTATTGACATCTCTAATGCTTCCATTACTGATGATGTACCCGATTGGTTCTGGACCCTAGCTTCAAATGCTACTCTCTTGGATATGTCAAAAAACCAATTAAGTGGCACACTCCCAGCATCCCTTGAAACAATGAAAGCAGAGCTAATGGACCTAAGTGTTAATAGATTTACTGGTGCAGTCCCAAAGTTTCCTTGGCAGGTGGAATATTTCGACTTATCCAGAAACAAATTATCAGGGACACTCCCATCAGATTCGGTAGCCCCATATCTGTCTATGCTTGCACTTTACAACAATTCAATATCTGGCAACATACCATATTCATTGTGCCATTCATTCTTGATAAAATTAGACCTATCAGGAAATATGCTGATAGGAGAGGTGCCAATTTGCCAGAAGGGAGATTTTGCGGGCTTCACATATATGGAGTCACTAAATTTAAATAGCAATAATCTTTCAGGAAATTTCCCATCAATTCTTCAAATGTCCAAATATATGATTTTTCTTGATCTTGCATACAATCGGTTCTCTGGGAATTTGCCGGTATGGTTAGCAGAAAACATGACATCCCTTGCATTGCTACGACTGCGGTCCAATATGTTTTCAGGGCATATTCCCGTTGAACTTGCAAAGA
The sequence above is drawn from the Triticum dicoccoides isolate Atlit2015 ecotype Zavitan unplaced genomic scaffold, WEW_v2.0 scaffold242261, whole genome shotgun sequence genome and encodes:
- the LOC119345484 gene encoding receptor-like protein EIX1 translates to CCTWEGVKCSNRTGHVVKLKLSGCGYEARVGGEISPSLTALHHLRYLDLSCSNFSGVQIPKFLGSLTNLQHLDLSRASFVGRVPPQLGNLSKLAFLSVSANSLYSDDLAWLSHLTSLQYLDMSFVNLSSVVDWVHAINKLPPLKVLCLEDSDLRNSPATLSHYNLTALRVLDISGNRFHTALSANWFWHITTLTSLDLSTSDLHGSIPDEMGNMTSLEEVHIGGYETSLTGIIPSNLKNLCNLKIVDLSESNTTGDIGELMERLPKCSWDKLYSLDFSDNNIGGSLPNWLGPLPNLTILDLSNNYIEGPMPLWIGSLPQLAFLYLYSNQLVGEMNEDHLEGLRSLQELRMSDNSVSMVVRSDWVPSFRLQVAKLRSCRLGPTFPAWLRSQSNIQVIDISNASITDDVPDWFWTLASNATLLDMSKNQLSGTLPASLETMKAELMDLSVNRFTGAVPKFPWQVEYFDLSRNKLSGTLPSDSVAPYLSMLALYNNSISGNIPYSLCHSFLIKLDLSGNMLIGEVPICQKGDFAGFTYMESLNLNSNNLSGNFPSILQMSKYMIFLDLAYNRFSGNLPVWLAENMTSLALLRLRSNMFSGHIPVELAKIEGLQYLDLACNNFSGGIPESIAKLKAIARSHGFSDSLYGLSVNHYSMLIHSAKYGDKMYDTTTVSVLTKGQQLEFSKELAYMVNID